Genomic window (Luteibacter yeojuensis):
GGCGTGGCATTGCCCATCGGGAGGTAGACGAGGCCGAGATCCGGATCGGCGGTGTACACGCCCCAGGCATTGGGCGTGCCGCGGGTGAGCTGATCGTCCGGGCCCGGCGTCCAGTTCTGCGGGTCGTGTCCCACGTCCCATGCCCAGACGAGTTTCCCGGAAAGCGGATCGAAAGCGCGCACCGCGCCGGAAGGTTCGCCCTCGGCCTGGTTGTCGTAAATCCATCCGCCAAGCATCACGCGGTCCTTGATCACCAGCGGCGGCGAGGTGACGAAGTGAAAACCCGCCGGCACGTGCCCGAGGTACTGCGTCAGCGAAATGAAGCCATGCTGGCCGAAGTCCTCGCAGGGCTTGCCGGTATCGGCGTTCAACGCCATGAGGCGCGCGTCGAGCACGGGAGCGATGATCCGTCGGGGACAGTCGGTCTGCGTTCCTTGCGGCGCCTCGTAATAGGCGACCCCGCGGCAAGCGAGATAGACGTCCGCGTCGGTGTCGGCTTTCGGATCGAATGTCCACTTCGTCCGTCCGGTGGCGGCGTCGAGGGCCACGACCCAACTGTGGCCGGTACAGACATAGAGCGTGTCGCCCACCTTGATCGGCGTGTTCTCGAAATTGAACTCGTGGCCGGCATCGGTGCCGCCCTTGTCTTCCCCGGGACGCATCGTGTCGCCGGTGCGCGCCGTCCAGGCAACCTTGAGGTTCTTCACGTTACGCGTAGTGATCTGGTCCAGGGGCGAGAAGCGATCGCCGCGCGGGGTGCGCCCGTAGAACAGCCAGTCGCCGTCCGGAACGGAAGTGTCGTGGCCGCCGGCATCGTTGCGGACGACCATCGTGCCGCTCGTTCCGACAGGTTGCATGAATCCCGCGACGCCGGTTCCGACGGCGACGAGCGCGGCGACGAGCAACGCGGCCACGCCGCCGCGCGAGGGCGTGAGGCGGCGCGTCACCCAGGGCATCGCGAGGTATATCCCGAGCACCACGGGAACCAGCAGGCGTGGTTCAAGCTGCCATCCGACCAGGCCGACTTCGGCGATCGCCCACACGACCGTACCCAGCAGCAGGACGGCGTAAAGCCAGAGCGACGCCGAAGAGCCGCGCATGAGCAACACGCCGGTCGCCACCAGCGCCGCGCCGGCGACGAGGTAGTAGAAGCTGCCGCCCAGGACGACCAGCCAGAGGCCACCCAGCGCGAGCGCGGCGCCGCAAAGGGCGACGACGAGTCCGAGGATGCGCGGTGGGTGCGCGATCCGTAGGGCTGCTGTCATGACACACCTCCGCGCAAGCGAAAGACGTTAGAAGATAACCATGACGGGTAAATGTGGCGTCTACGATTCGTGCCGCTTCCACCGCGCGCCGGTCCGTGGGACGCGGCGCCGTCGCAACAATTTGCGATGCATGCGACAGGCGAATGGCTCGCCCGATGCCGGCGGAATGGGCTTCGCGCAACGCTGCTGGTATATGTGTGGACAGAACGCAACTTCCGACGGAGTCACTTCATGCGTTACGTGAAACTCGGCCGTACCGGTCTCGACATCTCACCCCTCGTGCTGGGCTGCATGACGTACGGCGTGCCCGACCGCGGCACGCACGCGTGGACACTCGACGAGGAGGCGAGCCGCCCCTTCATTCGCAAGGCCCTGGATCTCGGCATCAATTTTTTCGACACGGCGAACTTCTATTCCGACGGCACGTCGGAGGAAATCGTCGGACGCGCCCTGCGCGATTTCGCGAGGCGCGACGAGGTCGTCATCGCCACGAAGACCTTCTATCCCTGGCGCAAGGGCCCGAACGGCGGTGGCCTCTCGCGCAAGGCCATCTTCCATTCCGTGGACGACAGCCTCCGGCGCCTCGGCACCGACTACATCGACCTGCTGCAGATCCATCGCTTCGACCGCCACGTACCGGTGGAGGAGACGATGGAAGCGCTGCACGACGTGGTGAAGGCCGGCAAGGTGCGCTACCTCGGCGCGTCGTCCATGTACGCGTGGCAGTTCGCGAAGATGGTGTACACCTCGCGCCTGCATGGCTGGACGGAGTTCGTGAGCATGCAGGACCACTACAACCTGCTTCAGCGCGAGGAAGAGCGCGAGATGATCCCGTTCTGCATCGATCAGGGGATCGCCGTGCTGCCCTGGAGCCCGCTCGCCCGTGGCCGCCTCACCCGCGACTGGGACGAACGCAGCACGAGGCAGGACAGCGACCTCTTCGGCGGCACGCTGTACAACGCCACCCTCGATTCGGACAAGGCGATCGTCGCGGCCGTGAAGGAGGTGGCCGTGGCACGGGGCGTGCCGCGTGCCCAGGTCGCGCTTTCCTGGGTGGCGCACCGCCGCGGCGTCACGGCGCCGATCGTCGGGGCGACGAAACCGCAGCATCTGGACGATGCCGTGGCGGCGCTCGACCTGGCACTCGGCGACGAGGAGACGGCGCGGCTCGAAGCGGCATACGCGCCGCACCCCATCGAGGGGTTCTGAGCCCGGGAGAGCGCCCCATGGCTACCCGCCCCGCGCTTGCCGGGAGGCCGGCCCCCGCCCCGGGCGGCCTCCTGAACATCCATGCAATCGTCACCCCCCGGAGGTACCCTTCCCGCTGCAAAACGGACCGGGGGCGTGTATCATGGCGCGCCCCATTTATCTCTTTATCCGTAAAGAAGGATATATCACCCCGATGAGCAACTACCTCTTCACCTCCGAATCGGTCTCCGAAGGCCATCCGGACAAGATCGCCGACCAGATCTCGGACGCCGTTCTGGACGCCATCCTGGCCCAGGATCCGCGCGCACGCGTGGCCTGCGAGACGCTGGTGAAGACCGGCGTCGCCATCGTCGCGGGCGAGATCACCACCAGCGCCTGGATCGACCTCGAGGCCCTCACCCGCAAGGTGATCCTGGACATCGGTTACGACTCGTCCGACGTCGGCTTCGACGGCGAGACCTGTGGCGTGCTGAACCTCATCGGCAAGCAGTCCCCGGATATCAACCAGGGCGTGGACCGCAAGAAGCCCGAGGAACAGGGCGCCGGCGACCAGGGCCTGATGTTCGGCTATGCCACCAACGAGACCAGCGAATACATGCCGGCGGCGATCCATTACGCCCACCGTCTCGTGGAACAGCAGACCAAGGTCCGCAAGAAGAAGAACTCGCCGCTGCCGTGGCTGCGCCCGGACGCGAAAAGCCAGGTCACCCTGCGCTACGAGAACGGCGAAGCCGTCGCCATCGACGCCGTCGTGCTCTCCACCCAGCACGATCCGGACGTGAAGCAGAAGGATCTGATCGAAGGCGTGCGCGAGCTGATCCTGAAGCCCGTGCTGCCGGCGAAGCTGCTGCACAAGGGCACGAAGTTCCACATCAACCCGACCGGCAAGTTCGTCATCGGCGGCCCGGTGGGCGACTGCGGCCTGACCGGCCGCAAGATCATCGTCGACACTTACGGCGGCTGGGCCCGTCACGGTGGCGGCGCGTTCTCCGGCAAGGATCCGTCGAAGGTCGACCGTTCAGCCGCGTACGCCGCGCGCTACGTCGCCAAGAACATCGTTGCCGCCGGCCTGGCCGACCGTTGCGAGATCCAGGTCAGCTACGCCATCGGCGTGGCCGAGCCCACCTCGATCTCGGTGACCACCTTCGGCACCGGCAAGATCCCCGACGAGAAGATCGAGAAGCTGATCCGCAAGCACTTCGACCTGCGTCCGTACGGCATCATCAAGATGCTCGACCTGGTCCACCCGATGTACCAGCCGACCGCCTCGAACGGCCACTTCGGCCGCAAGCCCTACGAGATCACCGACAAGAACGGCAACACGTTCACGGCGTTCTCCTGGGAGAAGACCGACAAGGCCGAGATCCTGCGCGACGCCGCGGGCCTCGGCGCGAAGGTCGCCCGCAGGTAAGCGCGCGCGGCATCGTGCATCGAACGGGCACCCTCGGGTGCCCGTTTTTTTTGTCACGAATGCTTCATCGCCATGGTGCGACACCTTGCCTTCTGTGATCGGAGAGCCGCCATGAACCGTCGCCCCGCACTCGCCATCGCCGTCCTTGCCGTGAGGGAGCATGCTCTCGCCGCTATAGCGGCTCCTACAGGAGATGGCTCCGGCC
Coding sequences:
- the metK gene encoding methionine adenosyltransferase, whose product is MSNYLFTSESVSEGHPDKIADQISDAVLDAILAQDPRARVACETLVKTGVAIVAGEITTSAWIDLEALTRKVILDIGYDSSDVGFDGETCGVLNLIGKQSPDINQGVDRKKPEEQGAGDQGLMFGYATNETSEYMPAAIHYAHRLVEQQTKVRKKKNSPLPWLRPDAKSQVTLRYENGEAVAIDAVVLSTQHDPDVKQKDLIEGVRELILKPVLPAKLLHKGTKFHINPTGKFVIGGPVGDCGLTGRKIIVDTYGGWARHGGGAFSGKDPSKVDRSAAYAARYVAKNIVAAGLADRCEIQVSYAIGVAEPTSISVTTFGTGKIPDEKIEKLIRKHFDLRPYGIIKMLDLVHPMYQPTASNGHFGRKPYEITDKNGNTFTAFSWEKTDKAEILRDAAGLGAKVARR
- a CDS encoding membrane-bound PQQ-dependent dehydrogenase, glucose/quinate/shikimate family; the protein is MTAALRIAHPPRILGLVVALCGAALALGGLWLVVLGGSFYYLVAGAALVATGVLLMRGSSASLWLYAVLLLGTVVWAIAEVGLVGWQLEPRLLVPVVLGIYLAMPWVTRRLTPSRGGVAALLVAALVAVGTGVAGFMQPVGTSGTMVVRNDAGGHDTSVPDGDWLFYGRTPRGDRFSPLDQITTRNVKNLKVAWTARTGDTMRPGEDKGGTDAGHEFNFENTPIKVGDTLYVCTGHSWVVALDAATGRTKWTFDPKADTDADVYLACRGVAYYEAPQGTQTDCPRRIIAPVLDARLMALNADTGKPCEDFGQHGFISLTQYLGHVPAGFHFVTSPPLVIKDRVMLGGWIYDNQAEGEPSGAVRAFDPLSGKLVWAWDVGHDPQNWTPGPDDQLTRGTPNAWGVYTADPDLGLVYLPMGNATPDYFGGHRRAIDEKVSSSTVALDIETGAPKWVYQNTHHDVWDMDVPVGPSLVDLPDGQGGSVPALVQTTKRGEFFVLDRRTGTPLTEVREKPVPQGAVPGDFTSPTQPYSVGMPSLTPKDLTEQSMWGATPFDQLMCRIEFRKAYYKGQFTPPQLKDTIVYPAFDGVIDWHGASIDPYNKLLIANANYIPFIISLAPREHAEAKGLVKPWDGTGNEPPVGGGLAPQYGTPYVGKVHPWLNPIGVPCNPPPWGTLAAIDLVTHKLVWEHPLGTTRDTGPFGTHVNAPLPTGIFNIGGNMTTRGGLVFIGATADDYLRAIDERSGKVLWKARLPAGGQANPMSYSVDGKQYVVIAAGGHSGLGTKSGDYVVAYALP
- a CDS encoding aldo/keto reductase — protein: MRYVKLGRTGLDISPLVLGCMTYGVPDRGTHAWTLDEEASRPFIRKALDLGINFFDTANFYSDGTSEEIVGRALRDFARRDEVVIATKTFYPWRKGPNGGGLSRKAIFHSVDDSLRRLGTDYIDLLQIHRFDRHVPVEETMEALHDVVKAGKVRYLGASSMYAWQFAKMVYTSRLHGWTEFVSMQDHYNLLQREEEREMIPFCIDQGIAVLPWSPLARGRLTRDWDERSTRQDSDLFGGTLYNATLDSDKAIVAAVKEVAVARGVPRAQVALSWVAHRRGVTAPIVGATKPQHLDDAVAALDLALGDEETARLEAAYAPHPIEGF